TCCATTACGGTGAGTCCGGCCTCTTCGGCCTCGTTCCATGAGGAGCTCTCTTTCCGGAGGCCTACCACAACATTCATCCTGCTATCGCTGAGGTTTTGTGCGTGTGCATGACCCTGGCTTCCATACCCAATTACTGAGATGGTTTTCCCGGACAGGTCATTGAGATTGGCATCACCGTTATAATATGTTTGTGCTTTCATTTTTTCTTTTGTTGGTTTTGTTGTGCTGTAAAAAAGTCGCCCTTTAAAGGGGGGCATTTAGAATCAGTTTCTTTCCCATTATTTCAATTAATATTCACCGCTCCCTGAAATTCACGTTTCAGCGCTACGCTCCCGGTTCTTGACATTTCAGTGATACCATACGGTTTCAGTACTTCAATCATGGCGTCTACCTTGTCGGTGTTTCCGGTGACTTCAAGTGCCAGCTTATCGTCTGTTATGTCGATCACTTTGGATTTGAATGCCTGAGCAATGAGCATGATTTCGGATCGACCGGCTTTTGCGGTGGAAACCTTTATAATGGCCAGTTCACGCTCGATGCATTTCTTATGGGTCAGGTCGGTTACCTTTAACACATCGATCACATTGTGGAGATGCTTATTGATCTGCTCAACCGTTTCCTCATCGCCATATGTGGTAATGGTTATGCGCGCCATGCCCCGTTCAGCCTCAGCCGCAAAGGTGACGCTCTCAAGCTCAAACCCTTTTCCGCTGAAAATCCCGATAATTCTGGAAAACGTATTCAGGTTGTGTTTCACAAGCACGGAAAGCGTATGCCGGGAATCTTTGGAGACTGTTTTAACTTGCATTATCCGCACTCCTCGTCAGATTCAACCATTTCGTTAAGGGCAGCTCCGGAGGGCACCATCGGGTAGCAGTTTTCCGTTTCAACAACCCGGAAATCCATTAATACGGGTCCGTCATGGATGTTCATTGCTTTATCCAGAACCTGCTTCATCTCTGCGGGATTGGTAGAGC
This window of the Rhodohalobacter mucosus genome carries:
- the ilvN gene encoding acetolactate synthase small subunit; this encodes MQVKTVSKDSRHTLSVLVKHNLNTFSRIIGIFSGKGFELESVTFAAEAERGMARITITTYGDEETVEQINKHLHNVIDVLKVTDLTHKKCIERELAIIKVSTAKAGRSEIMLIAQAFKSKVIDITDDKLALEVTGNTDKVDAMIEVLKPYGITEMSRTGSVALKREFQGAVNIN